One Haloplanus sp. HW8-1 DNA window includes the following coding sequences:
- a CDS encoding Ig-like domain-containing protein translates to MKATANAFRGWSHGFRILVTVLLATSLVIAPVTVVYAAGIGPIYDIPSPEPGVDNTYDETYRVLANNDVDVDPADVSYTGYFENDYPAYPVDLGRATLSPSQSLRYSTTSDVYITDLSDYNAIPIQDEWKPYSSMPFYTETQFINVHEKNTYDGPKSNDGEWFVRATNQYGEWRPVYNADVKWDPDAEELYVSNPDDALVHQAKHESIISRNLHAAEQYTKYAQDSDRIAIPKMNGRELYPTSSGASMSRKWGQSDFNTVRESWVGINDLFGGAWYRDRYVSGSTPTRGAYVPYDHRAVAPADFSRSATCTRSHTHGNSTHSHTYPKTEWAEYDLLNSTANVTSVRLDRPGFTGESEWNRFGKVTWIAIESISSKNLEYPRGEYTLTATLEVTSEVETRWGVTSSKCSEWSRTSVSTNTHTTKYSVPVTITDWDSPNLEIDVAHIDGAGHDRLAVRWKGNQDFPSDPWRRISVNIDNKTIHLTSPWRFYGISRNDEVEVLTGGGSTSHNATHTHNDRWPAIYRYETGVANVTAAFPQKGEDNQVWGYTKTVDSQVSTTLPGAPLPANVNDPDNDQPTDLYTHHVIDVRSSDLDTGEAVTVDASNPFGAPLDGKTVSGEDQLEVYSQPYESTVLQMTDVNVSSTGADHDGVLVLTDTDGNSIKNKEITVTQDDGTTSTVTTDNNGRAKIAWDGSVLRARYDGDVFWSPGDPYYKGDRLLYILPPSPLDFEAVGAVGEYISASISNVLIFVEWLALGIFAVWWVRMRRRTSKGKSG, encoded by the coding sequence ATGAAGGCCACCGCGAACGCTTTCCGGGGCTGGTCACACGGATTCCGCATCCTCGTGACGGTACTTTTAGCGACCAGCCTCGTGATCGCACCCGTCACCGTTGTCTACGCTGCAGGTATCGGCCCAATCTATGACATTCCGAGTCCCGAGCCTGGCGTCGATAATACCTACGACGAAACCTATCGTGTCCTCGCGAACAACGACGTGGATGTCGATCCCGCGGATGTCAGTTACACCGGCTACTTCGAGAACGACTACCCGGCCTACCCAGTCGACCTCGGGCGGGCTACACTGTCACCCTCGCAATCGCTTCGGTATTCCACAACAAGCGATGTCTACATCACGGACCTCTCCGATTACAACGCGATTCCCATCCAGGATGAGTGGAAACCCTACTCCAGCATGCCGTTCTATACAGAAACGCAATTCATCAACGTGCATGAGAAGAACACCTACGACGGGCCAAAAAGTAACGACGGTGAGTGGTTCGTGCGTGCTACTAACCAGTACGGTGAGTGGCGGCCCGTCTATAACGCCGACGTGAAATGGGATCCAGACGCGGAAGAACTCTACGTCTCAAACCCTGACGACGCCCTCGTTCACCAGGCCAAGCACGAGAGCATCATCTCACGGAACCTCCACGCGGCCGAACAATACACGAAGTACGCACAGGACTCAGATCGGATCGCCATCCCGAAAATGAACGGCAGGGAGCTTTACCCCACCTCGAGCGGCGCGAGTATGTCCCGAAAATGGGGGCAGAGTGACTTCAATACAGTCCGCGAGTCATGGGTCGGCATCAACGACCTCTTTGGCGGTGCCTGGTATCGTGACAGATACGTTTCCGGGTCGACCCCAACCCGAGGTGCGTACGTTCCCTATGATCACCGAGCCGTTGCCCCAGCGGATTTCAGTCGAAGTGCAACGTGTACGAGATCGCACACGCACGGAAACAGTACTCACTCACACACCTACCCGAAGACCGAGTGGGCCGAATACGATCTCCTCAATTCGACGGCGAACGTCACGTCCGTCCGACTCGATCGTCCCGGATTCACGGGCGAGTCCGAATGGAACCGATTCGGTAAGGTAACCTGGATCGCGATTGAATCTATATCGAGTAAGAATCTCGAATATCCTCGAGGGGAATACACCCTGACGGCGACCCTCGAAGTCACCAGCGAAGTCGAAACTCGGTGGGGTGTCACCAGCTCGAAGTGCAGTGAATGGTCGCGAACGAGTGTGAGCACGAACACTCACACGACGAAATACAGCGTCCCCGTCACCATCACGGACTGGGATTCCCCGAATCTCGAGATCGATGTCGCTCACATCGACGGCGCTGGTCACGACCGCCTCGCCGTGAGGTGGAAGGGCAATCAAGACTTCCCGAGCGACCCCTGGAGAAGGATCAGTGTCAATATCGACAACAAAACCATCCACCTCACCTCTCCGTGGCGGTTCTACGGTATCTCCCGCAACGACGAGGTAGAAGTCCTCACCGGAGGCGGGTCAACCTCTCATAACGCGACGCACACCCACAACGACCGCTGGCCTGCCATCTACCGCTACGAGACAGGCGTCGCCAACGTCACCGCCGCTTTCCCACAGAAGGGTGAAGACAACCAAGTATGGGGATACACGAAAACCGTCGATAGCCAAGTTTCGACGACGCTCCCGGGAGCACCACTTCCTGCCAACGTCAACGATCCCGATAACGATCAGCCGACCGACCTCTACACACATCACGTCATCGACGTCAGATCGAGTGACCTCGACACAGGTGAAGCTGTCACCGTCGACGCCTCGAATCCGTTCGGTGCTCCACTCGACGGGAAGACAGTCTCCGGCGAAGACCAGCTCGAAGTCTATAGCCAACCATACGAGTCAACCGTCCTCCAGATGACAGATGTTAATGTCTCATCTACCGGCGCGGATCACGATGGCGTCCTCGTTCTCACGGACACTGACGGCAACTCCATCAAAAATAAGGAAATCACTGTCACCCAAGATGACGGAACGACATCGACGGTTACGACTGACAATAATGGCCGTGCCAAGATCGCGTGGGACGGATCGGTTCTCCGCGCTCGCTACGACGGCGACGTGTTTTGGTCACCCGGCGACCCCTACTACAAGGGTGACCGACTCCTCTATATCCTGCCGCCCTCACCCCTCGATTTCGAGGCCGTTGGCGCAGTCGGGGAAT
- a CDS encoding DUF7139 domain-containing protein has product MEDKQMTEYEDAGSTLDLMDFKNVRDGGVVETPTTYAMVMQIQPRDWLILSEERKESLYLSFLTFLRGVQFPTQILSMTTAYDPEPYLKQFEGAENMLINSGDDEEDVDPLDESPLLDYGRKYHTEWLRGVVDVAEIRDRDFYFAVAVAKDEEADDGLKAQIQSLMPSGNDVEVDDEAKYIEEVKARAQRVASKLPQTQVEAEILDTRPAVLEVLYEVYHGEKPPISFEQGSFSLPANKAQEVANAAYTPEEAAQAEANEDGDYEFDRASDEHPEIEPEPDSEFDSDPLAAVGDGGYAHPDSVERVAESRILSWYARNIGPIGHGSLPVVPRAVYAGVFLGLLSLILSVGALGTFIWSMNIAERGTDIYWLARTVSFATAAASLPGFVLSLVVLFPSERRTKGLGVAGLAAAGYALTLFLGAYPQDWDSNPAVTTFTLEVYAMGIFALLIAVVLAVRSRQKVDLSNLVVASDPDASDVATDGGGAGIPSIPVDDTDDEDAGVDLDECRDTDIGVVEVDTDGVDIEGPDADTGADTTDPRTTENESEVTK; this is encoded by the coding sequence ATGGAGGACAAACAAATGACTGAATACGAAGACGCCGGTTCGACGCTGGACCTCATGGATTTCAAGAATGTCCGTGACGGCGGCGTCGTGGAAACGCCTACCACCTATGCGATGGTGATGCAGATACAGCCTCGAGACTGGCTAATCCTCTCTGAAGAACGCAAAGAAAGCCTCTATCTATCGTTCTTGACGTTCCTGCGCGGGGTTCAGTTCCCAACACAGATCCTCTCGATGACGACGGCATACGATCCCGAACCCTACCTCAAGCAGTTTGAGGGAGCCGAAAATATGCTCATCAACTCGGGCGACGACGAGGAAGATGTTGACCCGTTGGATGAGTCGCCGCTGCTCGACTACGGCCGAAAGTACCACACTGAGTGGCTCCGGGGCGTCGTCGATGTCGCGGAAATTCGTGACCGCGACTTCTACTTCGCGGTTGCAGTCGCTAAAGATGAGGAGGCTGACGATGGCCTCAAGGCCCAGATCCAGTCGTTGATGCCTAGCGGGAACGACGTTGAGGTTGATGACGAAGCTAAGTATATCGAGGAAGTGAAAGCCCGCGCCCAGCGTGTGGCGTCGAAGCTCCCCCAGACGCAGGTGGAAGCCGAGATTCTGGACACTCGCCCGGCTGTCCTTGAGGTCCTCTACGAAGTCTATCACGGAGAGAAGCCACCTATCTCGTTCGAACAAGGTAGCTTCTCACTCCCGGCCAATAAGGCACAGGAGGTCGCCAACGCAGCCTATACTCCCGAAGAAGCGGCACAGGCCGAGGCGAATGAGGATGGTGACTACGAGTTCGACCGCGCTTCCGACGAACATCCCGAAATCGAACCCGAACCAGATTCCGAATTTGATTCCGACCCGCTGGCAGCGGTTGGTGATGGTGGGTACGCACACCCAGACTCCGTTGAGCGCGTCGCAGAATCGCGTATCCTGAGCTGGTACGCTCGTAATATCGGGCCTATTGGACATGGATCACTCCCAGTCGTCCCGCGAGCGGTCTACGCGGGTGTGTTTCTGGGCCTCCTAAGCCTCATACTCAGTGTGGGGGCGCTCGGCACGTTCATCTGGTCGATGAATATCGCCGAACGCGGTACGGACATCTATTGGCTGGCTCGGACCGTGTCGTTCGCGACGGCTGCGGCGAGTCTGCCTGGATTCGTGCTGAGTCTTGTCGTATTGTTCCCTTCGGAGCGAAGAACGAAGGGACTCGGAGTGGCCGGCCTCGCAGCGGCAGGCTATGCACTCACTCTGTTCCTTGGAGCGTATCCCCAAGACTGGGACTCAAATCCCGCCGTGACCACGTTCACGCTTGAGGTGTACGCGATGGGCATCTTCGCGCTGCTCATCGCTGTCGTCCTCGCGGTACGTTCGCGACAAAAGGTGGACCTCTCGAACCTAGTAGTCGCTTCTGACCCCGACGCGTCTGATGTGGCGACCGACGGTGGGGGCGCAGGCATTCCTTCCATCCCCGTCGATGACACTGACGATGAAGACGCTGGCGTTGACCTCGATGAGTGTCGTGACACTGACATCGGTGTTGTCGAGGTCGACACCGACGGCGTCGATATAGAGGGCCCCGATGCTGATACTGGCGCTGACACCACGGACCCCAGGACGACTGAAAATGAATCTGAGGTTACAAAATGA
- a CDS encoding AbrB/MazE/SpoVT family DNA-binding domain-containing protein → MSKSERLDNSEKEVVAVTKHGQATIPKRFREKLGIEAPGKVLFRETEGGEVIVEHVRSPSEMRGFAARSEASTDRPATEILQEKREQDREERDAQFPSEE, encoded by the coding sequence ATGAGTAAGTCAGAACGCTTGGATAACTCTGAGAAGGAAGTCGTTGCTGTCACCAAGCACGGTCAGGCGACCATTCCGAAGCGGTTCCGCGAGAAGCTCGGGATCGAGGCTCCCGGAAAGGTGCTGTTCCGGGAGACCGAGGGCGGCGAGGTGATCGTCGAACACGTCCGCTCGCCGAGTGAGATGCGCGGCTTTGCCGCCCGCAGCGAAGCGTCCACCGACAGGCCCGCGACCGAGATCCTCCAAGAGAAGCGCGAACAGGATCGAGAGGAACGTGACGCGCAGTTCCCCTCGGAGGAGTGA
- a CDS encoding PIN domain-containing protein has protein sequence MTVVPDSVVFDAEPLIAHADDEPGSDVVEEYLDAVAVEDTAGYASCVNLAEIRYTIARKYDRTTADEYLDWLTDLGIETMAVGDSWQEASEYILRYNPALGDSFALATAEEVEATLLVGGDDDYDEVSEVPLERFRDGSA, from the coding sequence GTGACGGTGGTCCCTGACAGCGTCGTCTTTGACGCTGAGCCGCTGATCGCACACGCTGATGATGAACCCGGGAGCGACGTGGTTGAGGAGTATCTCGACGCAGTCGCCGTCGAGGACACCGCCGGCTACGCCAGCTGCGTGAACCTCGCCGAAATCCGCTATACTATCGCCCGGAAGTACGACCGGACCACCGCTGACGAGTATCTCGACTGGCTCACCGATCTCGGAATCGAGACCATGGCGGTCGGTGACTCCTGGCAGGAGGCCTCAGAGTACATCCTTCGGTACAACCCGGCGCTCGGTGACTCCTTTGCACTGGCGACCGCTGAAGAGGTCGAGGCGACGCTCCTGGTCGGCGGTGACGACGACTATGACGAAGTCTCCGAAGTCCCATTAGAGCGGTTCCGTGACGGCTCCGCATAG
- a CDS encoding UPF0175 family protein, which translates to MARITGSYPDDLDLLIEGAVEAGVFSGKSDALREFVREYFEDHESERVAAAVALYERERITLGDAARLADVDRWTMRDLLREHGVELRLGLVDEDDAAYEVEAASELDFGDEDSSDEEPRAK; encoded by the coding sequence ATGGCTCGAATCACCGGCTCCTACCCAGATGATCTCGACCTCCTCATTGAGGGCGCTGTCGAGGCTGGTGTGTTTAGTGGCAAAAGCGATGCGTTGCGAGAGTTCGTGCGTGAATACTTCGAGGACCACGAAAGCGAGCGCGTTGCAGCTGCGGTCGCCCTCTACGAACGCGAGCGGATCACACTCGGTGATGCTGCGAGACTCGCTGATGTCGATCGGTGGACGATGCGGGATCTCCTCCGTGAGCACGGTGTTGAGCTCCGCCTCGGACTCGTTGACGAAGACGACGCAGCCTACGAAGTAGAGGCAGCGAGCGAACTCGACTTCGGTGATGAGGACTCGTCTGATGAGGAGCCACGTGCTAAATGA
- a CDS encoding twitching motility protein PilT: MTIPANRSVLNTTVLSNFAYIDQLWVVADLSGICTVPVVREELEHGVDDHPYLQSALDTLDDEIPVATISDTVANREAVVSDHLDPGEAQAFALVDAADGRLLTDDGDARSFAKDRGVTVVGSVGVLLAAIDAGKIDEPTADEWLSTWIDEMGYYVPYQSISEYR, translated from the coding sequence ATGACGATTCCAGCGAACCGGAGCGTCCTGAACACGACTGTCCTCTCGAATTTCGCCTATATCGACCAGCTGTGGGTTGTTGCTGACCTCTCTGGAATCTGTACGGTACCGGTCGTCCGTGAGGAGCTTGAACACGGCGTTGATGACCATCCATATCTTCAGTCGGCACTCGATACACTCGACGACGAGATTCCCGTCGCGACGATTTCGGACACCGTCGCAAACAGAGAGGCGGTTGTCAGTGACCATCTCGATCCTGGTGAAGCACAGGCATTTGCTTTGGTAGATGCTGCGGACGGTCGTCTACTGACCGACGACGGGGATGCCCGATCGTTTGCGAAAGATCGAGGCGTGACCGTTGTCGGGTCGGTCGGGGTGCTGTTGGCTGCGATCGATGCTGGAAAGATTGATGAGCCAACTGCCGATGAGTGGCTGTCGACATGGATCGATGAAATGGGGTACTACGTGCCATACCAGTCGATTTCGGAATATCGGTGA
- a CDS encoding PAS domain S-box protein yields the protein MEDTETSDTRIENQADRYRMLVEESSDVATIIDTDGTMTYVSPAVTRVLGYDPEELAGNSGYEYVHPDDREKNAEAVEAVLETPDEPRTVEVRFKHADGSWCWIEATMRNRLEDDVIDGILLNSREITERKEQERELRKLAEEYEALLNNAEDAIFFVDVNVSDDDITFEFDRLSPAYEQQTGLTTEEVRGETPPDVFGEQAGAELEANYHRCVKAREPISYQEELEIDEEARIWQTNLAPVLTDGDVTRLVGITRNVTDRVERERQLRRQKERLDEFASVISHDLRNPLNVAQGRATILDEQTESEHLDPLLRALDRMEAIIADTLTLARQGETIDETESVSLTDLVGKCWGTVDTDAATLEITDKMTFQGDRDRLRHVFENLFRNAIEHGGTDVTVRVGRVDEDTIYVEDDGSGIPADRREEIFEPGHSSTSGGTGFGLTIVKRIVEAHGWTVSMTDGSEGGARFELVMSQ from the coding sequence ATGGAAGACACTGAGACTTCGGACACACGGATCGAGAATCAGGCGGATCGGTATCGGATGCTCGTCGAAGAGTCGAGCGACGTCGCCACGATCATCGACACTGACGGAACGATGACATACGTGAGCCCCGCGGTCACCCGAGTGCTCGGCTACGATCCCGAGGAATTAGCCGGGAACTCTGGCTACGAATACGTCCATCCCGACGACCGGGAGAAAAACGCCGAGGCGGTCGAAGCTGTTCTTGAGACCCCGGACGAACCCCGGACCGTCGAAGTCCGATTCAAACACGCCGACGGGTCGTGGTGCTGGATCGAGGCTACGATGCGGAATCGACTCGAAGACGATGTCATCGACGGTATTCTACTCAACAGCCGGGAGATTACTGAGCGGAAAGAACAGGAACGCGAACTCCGCAAACTGGCTGAAGAGTACGAGGCCCTCCTCAACAATGCAGAGGATGCGATTTTCTTCGTTGATGTCAACGTTTCAGACGACGACATTACGTTCGAGTTCGACCGTCTCAGTCCGGCATACGAGCAACAAACCGGTCTCACGACCGAAGAGGTGCGGGGAGAAACACCTCCCGATGTATTTGGTGAGCAAGCGGGAGCCGAACTCGAAGCGAACTATCACCGGTGTGTCAAGGCTCGTGAGCCGATCTCGTATCAGGAAGAGTTAGAAATCGATGAGGAGGCACGCATCTGGCAGACGAATCTCGCGCCGGTACTCACTGACGGCGACGTAACCCGTCTCGTGGGAATCACCCGGAACGTCACCGACCGCGTCGAACGGGAACGACAGCTTCGCCGTCAAAAAGAGCGTCTCGACGAGTTTGCGAGTGTTATCTCCCACGACCTGCGCAATCCGCTCAACGTCGCACAGGGCCGCGCAACAATCCTCGACGAACAAACGGAGAGCGAACACCTCGATCCACTCCTGCGGGCGCTCGACCGGATGGAGGCGATCATCGCGGACACGTTGACGCTCGCTCGGCAGGGCGAGACGATAGACGAAACGGAGTCGGTCAGTCTGACCGATCTCGTCGGGAAGTGCTGGGGAACGGTAGACACAGACGCGGCGACCCTCGAAATAACTGATAAGATGACCTTCCAGGGCGATCGCGACCGATTACGGCACGTGTTCGAGAATCTGTTCCGAAACGCTATCGAACACGGTGGCACGGACGTGACCGTTCGTGTCGGACGTGTCGATGAGGACACTATCTACGTCGAAGACGATGGGTCTGGGATCCCCGCAGATCGGCGCGAGGAGATTTTCGAACCGGGCCATTCCTCGACGAGTGGCGGCACCGGATTCGGACTAACCATCGTGAAGCGGATCGTAGAAGCTCACGGGTGGACGGTGTCTATGACAGACGGGTCTGAGGGCGGGGCGCGGTTCGAACTCGTGATGTCACAATAG
- a CDS encoding PAS domain S-box protein, which produces MSERHTVQLFIHGDNDREALEEFLDDRYDVIVDDTLQPVDCYLVGEQMVPTYREALREHKKEAHPTFTPVLLIQQEGSRGTVPLPSEQNGDGPPLIDEVVAAPVDRTTLFRRVGNLLARREQSVELSTRYEDVQIRFQRLFDSTNDAIFVVAPSGDEITECNPAACDLVGYSRDELLSVSPTETIHADDRERFRSFLQQVQEAGQGSTDDLTCQTKEGETRQLEVSAATLEDSDQSPVILSARDVTDRKAYARELELKSQAMDKAPVGITITDPDQEDNPMIYVNEGFEALTGYSESESLGRNCRFLQGEATREEPVAEMRTAVEKDEPVSVELRNYRKDGSQFWNRVSIAPVRDDAGTVENYVGFQEDVSERKEREMDLQLFKKAVENAGHAVFITDREGTIEYVNPKFEARTGYTREEAVGRTPRIIKSGKQDEEFYDRMWQTILSGEQWNASLINQRKNGELYHVDQTISPIANDDGEITHFVTIESDVTNRRLRKQQLDVLNRVLRHNLKNGMNVIQGRAELLRESLGDDESQAHVRAIERRSDAMESLGDKAETVRSLFEKEVSAETATNVTELVSDIATTVSEEYSTASFDLDGSDPLYVRADSRLKLAVKELLDNAVVHNDQPEPEVTVTTRPSREKQSERWIDIEIVDDGPGIPDQELETIKQGEETPLQHGIGLGLWIVYWTVSLYGGEVTFVDNSPRGTGVVLSLPRVSADSSVRGTPVEHH; this is translated from the coding sequence GTGAGTGAGCGACACACGGTACAACTCTTTATTCACGGGGACAACGACCGGGAAGCGCTCGAAGAATTCCTCGACGACCGATACGACGTCATCGTCGATGACACCCTCCAGCCCGTCGATTGTTATCTCGTTGGTGAACAGATGGTACCGACGTACCGCGAGGCGTTACGCGAGCACAAAAAAGAGGCCCATCCGACCTTCACGCCCGTACTGTTGATCCAACAGGAAGGGTCAAGGGGAACGGTCCCGCTGCCGTCAGAGCAGAACGGCGACGGCCCACCGCTCATTGACGAAGTGGTGGCTGCACCCGTCGACCGGACGACCCTGTTTCGTCGTGTGGGGAATTTGTTGGCGAGGCGTGAGCAGTCGGTGGAGTTGTCCACGCGCTACGAGGACGTGCAGATTCGATTTCAGCGGCTGTTCGATTCGACGAACGACGCGATCTTCGTTGTTGCTCCATCTGGCGACGAGATCACCGAGTGTAATCCGGCAGCGTGTGACCTCGTGGGATATTCGCGCGACGAATTGCTCTCTGTATCCCCGACTGAGACGATCCACGCCGACGATCGAGAGCGGTTTCGGTCCTTTCTCCAGCAGGTACAGGAGGCGGGGCAGGGATCGACCGACGACCTCACGTGTCAGACGAAGGAAGGAGAAACGCGACAGTTGGAGGTGTCGGCCGCGACGCTCGAGGATTCCGACCAGTCACCGGTAATCCTCTCTGCACGCGACGTGACAGACCGGAAAGCGTACGCACGAGAGCTCGAACTGAAGTCCCAGGCGATGGACAAAGCGCCCGTCGGGATCACCATTACTGATCCCGATCAAGAAGATAACCCGATGATCTACGTAAACGAGGGATTCGAAGCGCTGACGGGGTATTCTGAATCGGAATCGCTCGGGCGCAACTGTCGGTTTCTCCAGGGTGAGGCGACTCGAGAGGAACCCGTCGCCGAAATGCGCACGGCAGTTGAGAAGGACGAACCGGTGTCCGTGGAACTCCGGAACTACCGGAAGGACGGCAGTCAGTTCTGGAACCGCGTCAGTATCGCGCCGGTGAGAGACGACGCCGGAACCGTCGAGAACTACGTCGGGTTCCAGGAGGACGTCTCCGAGCGCAAAGAGCGCGAAATGGACTTACAGCTGTTCAAAAAAGCCGTCGAGAACGCAGGACATGCGGTCTTCATCACTGACAGGGAAGGAACTATCGAGTACGTGAATCCGAAATTCGAAGCCCGAACCGGCTATACTCGTGAGGAAGCCGTCGGTCGAACCCCCCGCATCATCAAATCAGGCAAACAGGACGAGGAGTTCTACGATCGGATGTGGCAGACGATCCTTTCGGGCGAGCAGTGGAATGCAAGTCTCATCAATCAGCGCAAAAACGGGGAGCTGTATCACGTCGACCAGACGATCTCGCCCATAGCGAACGACGACGGAGAGATCACGCACTTCGTCACGATCGAGTCCGACGTGACGAATCGTCGGTTGCGCAAACAGCAACTCGACGTGCTCAATCGCGTCTTGCGCCACAACCTCAAGAACGGGATGAACGTGATTCAGGGCCGGGCCGAACTACTCCGCGAATCGCTGGGCGATGACGAATCGCAGGCGCACGTGCGGGCGATCGAAAGACGATCGGATGCCATGGAGTCGCTGGGTGACAAAGCCGAAACTGTGCGCTCATTGTTCGAAAAAGAAGTATCAGCTGAGACTGCTACCAATGTGACGGAGTTAGTTAGCGATATCGCCACCACCGTTTCTGAAGAGTATTCGACCGCTTCATTCGATCTTGATGGTTCTGACCCACTCTACGTTCGAGCAGATAGCCGGTTGAAGCTGGCAGTGAAGGAACTGCTGGATAATGCTGTCGTCCACAACGACCAACCCGAACCCGAGGTGACGGTCACCACCAGACCGTCCAGGGAAAAGCAGTCTGAACGGTGGATCGACATCGAAATTGTGGATGACGGACCGGGCATTCCGGATCAAGAACTGGAGACGATCAAACAGGGCGAGGAAACGCCGCTCCAGCACGGCATCGGACTCGGGCTCTGGATCGTCTACTGGACTGTCTCGCTGTACGGTGGCGAAGTCACATTCGTGGATAACTCACCGCGTGGAACAGGCGTCGTATTGAGCCTTCCCCGGGTGTCTGCCGACTCATCCGTTCGGGGAACACCCGTCGAACACCACTGA
- a CDS encoding ATPase domain-containing protein, translated as MSDHSRDAATEEIKLVASGIPELDELLNGGYIRGRTYLVQGASGTGKSLLGQHFLRAGLDADETVVYIHGEESRHDILVNAARLDVDIRDAEFLDIGPGTDFFAEDKSYNLVEATEVESEQFTQDIKHVIEEVDPARILIDPITQLQYVERDEYQYRKRLQSLIRFLRDRQVTTVATRTLDRERTRESTHDDFESLSDGVINLYLDEHERRIAVPKHRGLGQVDGTHGLEIREHGIEVYPQTIPEHDNRTFDPELVSTGHASLDGLLGGGIERGTVSFISGPTGIGKSTTGAQILSGIVEDGGTALGYLFEESIDQFVHRSETLGLPISEMRTQGSLGLTETEPLVRSAEEFDQHVLDQVDEHAPDAVFIDGLSGYKISLQGSDQRLVRRLHGLTRILKNRGIAVIVTDEADRLTGIPEATSTNTSYIADNIVFLTYVEVDGELDRAIGVVKKRLGDFDSRFQRFAIESGEGLVIEGPFDTVRGIMQGSSTHRIPDEYHQTTDQS; from the coding sequence ATGTCGGATCACTCTCGCGATGCGGCGACCGAAGAAATCAAGCTGGTGGCGTCGGGTATCCCCGAGCTGGACGAACTGCTCAACGGAGGGTATATCCGGGGCCGTACGTACCTCGTCCAGGGCGCCTCAGGAACGGGGAAGTCCCTGCTCGGCCAGCACTTCCTACGAGCGGGACTCGATGCCGACGAGACAGTCGTCTACATCCACGGCGAAGAGTCCAGACACGACATTCTCGTCAACGCAGCACGGCTCGATGTCGACATTCGGGACGCCGAGTTTTTAGACATCGGGCCCGGAACGGACTTTTTCGCCGAGGACAAGTCATACAACCTAGTCGAGGCGACCGAAGTCGAATCCGAGCAATTCACGCAGGATATCAAACACGTAATCGAGGAGGTCGACCCGGCCCGGATTCTCATCGACCCGATCACACAACTCCAGTACGTCGAACGGGACGAATACCAGTACCGGAAGCGCTTGCAATCGCTCATCCGCTTTCTCCGGGACCGGCAGGTGACGACAGTCGCAACGCGAACACTCGACAGGGAACGGACTCGCGAGAGCACGCACGACGATTTCGAATCGCTCAGCGACGGCGTCATCAACCTGTACCTCGATGAGCATGAACGCCGGATCGCGGTCCCGAAACACCGTGGCCTCGGACAGGTCGACGGCACCCACGGACTCGAAATCCGCGAGCACGGGATCGAAGTCTACCCACAGACCATCCCGGAACACGACAACCGAACGTTCGATCCGGAACTCGTTTCTACCGGACACGCATCCCTCGACGGTCTCCTCGGTGGCGGAATCGAACGCGGGACCGTTTCGTTTATCAGCGGTCCGACCGGCATCGGCAAATCGACCACCGGCGCACAGATACTTTCGGGCATCGTCGAAGACGGTGGGACAGCGCTCGGATACCTCTTCGAGGAGTCGATCGACCAGTTCGTCCATCGCTCGGAAACCCTCGGACTCCCGATCTCGGAGATGCGGACGCAGGGATCACTGGGGCTGACAGAGACCGAACCGCTCGTGCGTTCCGCCGAGGAGTTCGATCAGCACGTCCTCGACCAGGTCGACGAGCACGCACCGGACGCGGTGTTCATCGACGGGCTCTCGGGCTACAAGATCTCACTCCAGGGCAGCGATCAGCGACTCGTTCGCCGGCTGCACGGTCTCACCCGGATACTCAAAAATCGCGGTATCGCGGTCATCGTCACGGACGAGGCGGACCGTCTCACCGGCATCCCGGAAGCCACGAGTACGAACACCAGCTACATCGCGGACAACATCGTGTTTCTCACTTATGTGGAGGTCGACGGCGAACTGGACCGAGCGATCGGCGTTGTAAAAAAACGGCTCGGGGATTTCGACAGCCGGTTCCAGCGGTTTGCTATCGAGTCCGGCGAGGGGCTGGTTATCGAAGGACCGTTCGATACCGTTCGGGGGATCATGCAGGGTAGTTCAACGCATCGCATTCCAGACGAGTACCACCAGACAACCGACCAATCATGA